From the Clostridiales bacterium genome, the window CGGGCGCGCCGTTCGAAATGGAGACAGTGACCATAGGCGGCCGCCCCACCCGCACATGGAAGAACGCGCCGCCCACGCTGCAGCACTGCTTTGCCCTGGGGCGCGCGCACGGAGAGCGGATATTTCTGGTGAACGAGGACGAGCGCATCAGCTTCGAAGCCTTTGCGCGGGCCGCCATCCACCTGTCCGGGCATCTGAAAGCGCTGGGAATCGGCAAGGGAGACCGCGTTGCAATCGCCATGCGCAACATTCCCGAATGGCCGGTCGCCTTCTATGCAGCACAGCTGGTCGGTGCGATCGCCACACCGCTGAACGCCTGGTGGACAGGCGGGGAACTGGAATATGGCCTTGCCGATTCGGGCGCGGCGGCCCTGATTGCCGACATC encodes:
- a CDS encoding acyl--CoA ligase, translated to MTEQLPAMNIAKPWPAMNIAKPWPAMSIAKPWPAMSIAQATMLLTAPGAPFEMETVTIGGRPTRTWKNAPPTLQHCFALGRAHGERIFLVNEDERISFEAFARAAIHLSGHLKALGIGKGDRVAIAMRNIPEWPVAFYAAQLVGAIATPLNAWWTGGELEYGLADSGAAALIADIERWERAAPHMAALPELKHILVSRGGDSSLEAVIGAPSGWANLPDVPTP